The segment AGCTGTCTTATAATACTCGTAAATGGTAACATGGTCCACCCCTCTGAAGATTCTTGCAATGACAACAATACTCAATGGAATAGAGTGAAATTTTATTCTTTCATTTGGTTATTACATACaaatattgattcaaaGTACACGACTTTTTTAACtttggaattttttttccttttgtCGATTCAACTGTGTCTGAAAATTGTACTACGTGTTTGgatttacaacaacaacagttaTTGGCAAACTTGCTAACCACTCTCATCTATACATTGGCAGCAAGCAGACTATCACATCCATAATGTCTACACTGTCATACAAAAAGCAAGATGCTTATGCCACGACATCCAATGTCCCAGATAAGATGGCGGTGTTTCAAGAATGTCTTCAACAGTTTAATGCTACTCCGGTCAATGCAAAGAAGTGTAGACAATTGTTGGCAAGATTACTTAGATTGATCTACAATGGGGAGGAATTACCTGCTCAAGAATCAACTACTTTGTTTTTCTCCATTTCCAAGTTGTTTCAACACAAGGATCAATCGTTGAGACAATTGGTTTACTTGACTATAAAGGAATTGTCGTCTACATCAGATGATATCTTGATGGTCACTTCTTCAATTATGAAGGATATTCAAGGTGGTGATGCGATTTATAAACCGAATGCAATTCGTACCTTATCTAAGGTGTTGGATCCAACTACAGTTACTGCGGCAGAAAGATTGTACAAAAATGCCATTGTTGACAAGAACCCGATTATTTCTTCAGCTGCATTAATTTCATCGTACAATTTGTTACCTCATGCAAAAGAGGTGGttaaaagatttggaaatgagGCGATGGAAACGATCCAATCGTATAAATCATTCCCTCctaatcaatttcaattacaCGAATACTATGGAAATGCTACTTCCAACTTaccatcaacttctttcaTGTACCAATATCATGCCTTGGGATTAATGTATCAATTGAGAAACCACGACAAAATAGCATTAATGAAGTTGGTTACGACTTTGTCTGAAGGatcttcattgaaaaattcattatCTGTAATTCAGTTAATCAGATACATTAACAAGATTctagatgatgatgaggcATTGTTCCCTCAATTGTACCCCGTTTTGGCTGGCTTCTTGAAACACAAGTCCGATATGGTGGAGTTAGAAGCTAGTAAAgctttgataaatttgcagcacttgttgaaagatgacCAATATATGCAGATTGTTACCACCTTACAGAAATTGTTGGGTGTTCCAAGGACGGCGACCAGATTCGCTGCAATCAGattgatcaacaagatttCAATCAAGCATCCGGAAAAGGTATTGGTTATCAACTTGGAATTAGAGAGTTTGATTAATGACGCAAATAGATCTGTGTCTACTTTGGCAATTacaacattgttgaaaacaatggGTGCTGGTACAACTGAAAGTTCAACTGGAGGAGAAAGTGTCGATAGATTGATAACTAAGATGACATCGCTTATGGATGAAATTACAGAGGATTTCAAGATTGTTATAATTGAAGCTATTGAAAACTTGGCATTGAAATTTCCATCAAAACATAAAAAGTTGGTTTCATTTTTGACTGATTTGTTGAGGGATGATGGATCACTTGAGTTGAAGACCGCTATTGTAGATGCCTTGTTTGACTTGATCAAGTTTTTACCTAATGAAGGTGCCAAGCAATTAATCTTGATGAACTTGTGTGAGTTTATTGAAGATTGTGAATTTACTGAATTGTCGGTTCGTATCTTGCACTTGTTAGGTGATGAAGGTCCATCTACTTCAAATCCTTCGTATTACATTAGACACATTTACAACCGATTGGTGCTTGAGAACTCCATAATCAGAGCCTCGGCAGTTATAGCATTAGCCAAATTTGCAGCAGTTTGTGGTGGTGACGTATCTAAAAACATTGTCATTTTGTTAACCAGATGTTTAAATGATGTCGATGATGAGGTTAGAGATAGAGCTGCAATTTCATTAAACTTTATCAAtcacaagaaaaagaatttaatTATTAGTGATTCAAGATATGACTTGTCAGCTTTGGAACACAAACTTGTCAATTATTTGAGTGACAAGGagaatttcaatgaaaagtttgataTATCCGAGGTACCATTTATCACTGCCGAAGAATTGAAATCGATTGAGTACAATAGAAAATTAAACAAGTTGGAGCGTTCTTCTGATGATAGTACTGAAGCCAATGAAGGTACCAAGAAGAAAGACAAGTCAGAAGAGAGGTCCGATAATAACGCTAATGACcttttgaaacaacaagaatatGCACAAGACCTTTCAGCTATTTCTGGATTCGAACTGTATGgtaaattatcaaaatcatcattaacACCATTGTATCTTACtgataaagaaaatgaaattgttgtcaGTGTTGTTAAGCATTTATTTGTTGAGTCTCAGAAGTTAGTTTTACAATACAACATTAACAATACCTTACCACATACTGTATTACAAGACATTTCCGTTATTGCTCAACCAGACAATGAACTTTatcaagaagaattgattgttaCATTACCCGAATTGAAGCCAAATGAAACTGGTGTTGTGTACGTTTCCTTTAGTACACCTTCAGTGGATGACGAAGAGCTTTTGTCAGCATTTGGAAACACAGTGGCATACACAAACCGAGATGTGGACGAAGATGGTCAAATAGATCCAACAGACGATGGTTGGTCTGATGAGTACCagattgatgatttagtTTTATTTGCTGGTGATTTCATAAACCCACTTTacaattcaaacttttccGCTGtgtttgatcaattacCAGCATCTGAAGAGGGAAACTCCACTGGTTATATTGTCAATGTTGACAGTTTGGAGAATGCTGTGAATAAATTGAGATCTAGTTTGAATATGACACCATTGGATGGTTCTGATTACGTCCCAAGTGATTCTAACTCGCatactttgaaattattgGGTAAAGATGTTTGGGGTGGAAAAGTTGGTGTTTCAATCAGATTGGCAAAGACTGGTGGTAAGATTGTTGGCCGTAGTGAAGTGAGAACTGAAACtgacaattttgcaaatgtCGTAACCAGTAGTATATACGACTCTTTGTAAAGAATGGAGAGAGATCCTAAATGAAAAATAAGTgatatttcaaacaatgtTAAATTACAAACTCTATTACGCTTTAGATGTACCTCTATTGTCTTTCCGACTAGCTTTCATATGCTTATATAGCAAGCCACCACTGAAATATACCGCCAACGCAGCCAAGAAAATGAACAAAAAGATCCAGGCAGCAGCCATATTATTTGCCTTTGCAGCCGTAGGACAAGCATGATGACTTCGAACCTCAAAGAAAAATGTGCAATCATTTGAGCTTCCTACGTACGAAACCGATGCTTTAGCTGACATTTC is part of the Candida orthopsilosis Co 90-125, chromosome 2 draft sequence genome and harbors:
- a CDS encoding Sec21 protein (S. cerevisiae homolog SEC21 has role retrograde vesicle-mediated transport, Golgi to ER, ER to Golgi vesicle-mediated transport and localizes to COPI vesicle coat, endosome), coding for MSTSSYKKQDAYATTSNVPDKMAVFQECLQQFNATPVNAKKCRQLLARLLRLIYNGEELPAQESTTLFFSISKLFQHKDQSLRQLVYLTIKELSSTSDDILMVTSSIMKDIQGGDAIYKPNAIRTLSKVLDPTTVTAAERLYKNAIVDKNPIISSAALISSYNLLPHAKEVVKRFGNEAMETIQSYKSFPPNQFQLHEYYGNATSNLPSTSFMYQYHALGLMYQLRNHDKIALMKLVTTLSEGSSLKNSLSVIQLIRYINKILDDDEALFPQLYPVLAGFLKHKSDMVELEASKALINLQHLLKDDQYMQIVTTLQKLLGVPRTATRFAAIRLINKISIKHPEKVLVINLELESLINDANRSVSTLAITTLLKTMGAGTTESSTGGESVDRLITKMTSLMDEITEDFKIVIIEAIENLALKFPSKHKKLVSFLTDLLRDDGSLELKTAIVDALFDLIKFLPNEGAKQLILMNLCEFIEDCEFTELSVRILHLLGDEGPSTSNPSYYIRHIYNRLVLENSIIRASAVIALAKFAAVCGGDVSKNIVILLTRCLNDVDDEVRDRAAISLNFINHKKKNLIISDSRYDLSALEHKLVNYLSDKENFNEKFDISEVPFITAEELKSIEYNRKLNKLERSSDDSTEANEGTKKKDKSEERSDNNANDLLKQQEYAQDLSAISGFESYGKLSKSSLTPLYLTDKENEIVVSVVKHLFVESQKLVLQYNINNTLPHTVLQDISVIAQPDNELYQEELIVTLPELKPNETGVVYVSFSTPSVDDEELLSAFGNTVAYTNRDVDEDGQIDPTDDGWSDEYQIDDLVLFAGDFINPLYNSNFSAVFDQLPASEEGNSTGYIVNVDSLENAVNKLRSSLNMTPLDGSDYVPSDSNSHTLKLLGKDVWGGKVGVSIRLAKTGGKIVGRSEVRTETDNFANVVTSSIYDSL